In Ovis aries strain OAR_USU_Benz2616 breed Rambouillet chromosome 13, ARS-UI_Ramb_v3.0, whole genome shotgun sequence, the following are encoded in one genomic region:
- the ACBD7 gene encoding acyl-CoA-binding domain-containing protein 7, which translates to MSLQADFDKAAKDVRKLKTRPDDEELKALYGLYKQSVIGDIDIECPALLDLKGKAKWEAWNLQKGLSKEDAMIAYISKAKELIEKYGI; encoded by the exons gCTGATTTTGACAAGGCGGCCAAAGACGTGAGGAAGCTGAAAACCAGGCCAGATGATGAGGAATTAAAAGCGCTCTATGGACTCTACAAACAGTCTGTAATTGGAGACATAGATATTG AGTGTCCAGCACTGTTAGATCTAAAAGGAAAGGCTAAGTGGGAAGCCTGGAACCTTCAAAAAG GATTATCAAAGGAAGATGCCATGATTGCCTATATTTCTAAAGCAAAAGAGCTAATAGAAAAATACGGAATCTAG